The following proteins are co-located in the Apium graveolens cultivar Ventura chromosome 5, ASM990537v1, whole genome shotgun sequence genome:
- the LOC141661500 gene encoding transcription factor DYT1-like yields MGGGRHSDEDTEVFKSKNLKAERRRREKLSSRLLELRDLITKPTIITDSISYIHELKSHVQELSDQIFAMEATINEHEQKLERPEVDVSQEMKNWGIEVSKIDNNKL; encoded by the exons ATGGGAGGAGGCAGACACTCCGATGAAGATACTGAAGTGTTTAAATCCAAGAACCTTAAAGCAGAGAGGAGACGCCGCGAAAAATTAAGTTCAAGACTCTTAGAGCTAAGAGATTTG ATAACAAAGCCAACCATTATAACCGATTCCATCAGTTACATCCACGAGCTTAAGAGCCATGTACAAGAGCTTAGCGATCAAATTTTTGCTATGGAGGCAACAATTAATGAGCACGAACAAAAATTGGAAAGGCCTGAAGTTGATGTTTCACAAGAAATGAAGAACTGGGGGATAGAG GTGTCTAAAATTGATAACAATAAGCTATGA